The following proteins are encoded in a genomic region of Pyrus communis chromosome 11, drPyrComm1.1, whole genome shotgun sequence:
- the LOC137708050 gene encoding AUGMIN subunit 4-like — MAKGLQQQQGQNLPSDLTQVIDQLERHCLAPDGSLVSKSAYFDLQLAREEMSRERLRYLEAMALYSEAIAMVEEYQQAVSVANLGGIRDLQLGLKNPPQLYETLEHRMIVSEAAQRLRLPLISKDGEIHEEEIEKCSTMSRSSLESTSTSVTVSSSSNSTNYNTVTSTASGANNNISLSATETVESGVGGIPNCFLGITPAYLWQTQLQQTPLSMDMTEYQLCLSQEIEARLKAKCDKLADAFIMDDIDSSSGHQNSSSRLPERVKLIIEEMEREETALREDLYSADRKFAEYYNVLEQILGVLIKLVRDLKLQHQHKYDGLQKTWLCKRCETMSAKLRVLEHVLLLETYTKESIPALHKIRKYLLEATEEASIAYNKAVTRLREYQGVDPHFDTIARQYHDIIKKLENMQWTIHQVEMDLKRLPDHANA; from the exons ATGGCGAAGGGACTGCAACAACAACAAGGGCAAAACCTGCCATCGGATTTGACCCAAGTCATTGATCAGCTGGAGCGCCACTGCTTGGCTCCCGATGGTTCTCTCGTCTCCAAATCTGCCTACTTCGACCTCCAACtc GCAAGGGAGGAAATGTCCCGGGAAAGATTGCGCTACTTGGAAGCCATG GCATTGTATAGTGAGGCCATTGCAATGGTGGAGGAGTATCAACAAGCGGTGTCGGTGGCTAACCTTGGAGGCATTCGAGATCTGCAATTGGGCTTGAAGAACCCTCCTCAG TTGTACGAGACATTAGAGCATCGTATGATCGTTTCAGAAGCAGCTCAAAGACTGAGGCTTCCTCTTATCTCCAAGGATGGTGAAATTCATGAGGAAGAAATTGAAAAGTGTAGTACCATGTCACGCAGTTCTCTAGAAAGTACCAGTACCAGTGTTACGGTCAGCTCAAGCTCCAACTCAACAAATTATAATACTGTGACTAGCACTGCTAGTGGCGCAAACAATAATATTTCTCTTAGTGCAACTGAAACTGTGGAATCTGGGGTTGGTGGTATTCCCAATTGCTTTCTTGGAATAACACCTGCATATTTATGGCAAACACAGCTCCAACAAACACCGTTGTCAATG GATATGACAGAATACCAGTTGTGTCTTTCCCAAGAGATTGAAGCTCGTTTAAAAGCTAAATGTGATAAGCTAGCTGATGCCTTTATAATGGATGACAttg ACTCGTCATCTGGGCATCAAAATTCAAGTTCTCGGCTTCCAGAAAG GGTAAAGTTGATAATTGAGGAGATGGAAAGGGAAGAAACAGCTCTGCGGGAAGATCTATATTCTGCAGATAGAAAATTTGCTGAATATTATAAT GTCCTAGAGCAGATACTGGGAGTGCTTATCAAGCTGGTCAGAGATTTGAAGTTGCAACATCAACATAAATAT GATGGACTGCAAAAAACATGGCTGTGCAAAAGGTGTGAGACCATGAGTGCAAAATTGAG GGTCCTAGAGCATGTTCTCCTTCTGGAAACTTATACTAAGGAATCAATACCGGCCCTACATAAAATAAG GAAGTATCTCCTGGAAGCTACAGAGGAAGCTTCTATTGCATATAATAAAGCG GTTACACGTCTTCGGGAGTATCAGGGTGTTGATCCTCACTTCGATACAATTGCAAGGCAGTACCACGATATTATAAAG aaattggaaaatatgcAGTGGACAATCCACCAAGTTGAAATGGACTTGAAACGACTCCCAGATCACGCAAATGCATAG